The following is a genomic window from Streptomyces chrestomyceticus JCM 4735.
GGTACGAGGACCGCCGCGGCGACGGCGAGCACGAGGATCTTGCGGAGGCCGCGGCTCCGGAGGGCGGCCTGGAGGGCGCCCGGCTGGTCGGGCGCGGTGGCGGGGCTTGCGGTGGGGGTGGCGGCCGTCATGCGCGCCCCCGCTTCACCGTGCCGGCCGGCACCTGCATCGCCGCGGCGCGCTGGGCCTCGTGCCAGCGGCGCCGTACGACGGCACGGAGCCGGTCCGCCAGGGAGTGGACTGCAGGGACTTGGCGGATACGGTCCCGGGTCGGCGGCTGGAGCGTCCGCACCTGGGCGGGAGCGACCCGCACGGGCCGCCGGGTCGGCGGCCAACCGGCCGCTATCGCGGCGGCGTTGGCGGTACTGGAATGCGCGGACATCAGGCAGCCACCTCGCCGGCGTCAATGCGGGCGACGACGTTCAGCAGGCAGGTGCTGTCCACGACGCCCAGGCAGCGCTTGCCGTCCATCACGCGGGCCGAGCCGCCGGAGCGGGCGACGGCCTCGATGGCGTCGGCGACCAGGGTGTCCGGCGCGAGCGCCGCTCCGGTCTCCGACTCGCCGTCCTCGGCCGGGCGCATGGCGCGCCGTACGGTCAGCACCCGTTCGCGCGGGACGTCCTGGACGAAGTCGCGGACGTACTCGTCGGCCGGGGAGCCCACGATCTCCTCGGGCGTGCCGAGTTGAACGATTTTCCCGTCGCGCATCAGGGCGATCCGGTCACCGATGCGCAGCGCCTCGGCGAGGTCGTGCGTGATGAAGACCATGGTGCGGCCCTCGTCCTCGTGCAGCCGGACGACCTCTTCCTGCATGTCCCGCCGGATCAGCGGGTCGAGCGCGCTGAACGGCTCGTCGAACAGCAGGACTTCGGGGTCCACGGCGAGCGCGCGGGCGAGTCCGACGCGCTGCTGCTGGCCGCCGGACAACTGTCCGGGGCGGCGGTTCTCCAGCCCCGCGAGGCCGACCTTCTCCACCATCTCGGCGGCACGTTCCCGGCGTTCGGCGCGCGGCACGCCCTGGATCTCCAGGCCGTACGCGACGTTGTCGATGACCGAGCGGTGCGGCAGCAGGCCGAAGTGCTGGAAGACCATCGCGGCGCGGCGGCGGCGCAGTTCGCGCAGCTTGGTCTTGTCCATGGCGCGGACGTCCTCGCCGTCCATGTCCAGGCCGCCGCTGGTCGGCTCGATGAGCCGGGTCAGACAGCGCACGAGGGTGGACTTGCCGGAGCCCGACAGGCCCATGACGACGAAGACCTCGCCCTTGTGGACGTCGAAGCTGACGTCGCGGACGGCGGCCGTGCAGCCGGTCCGCTCACGCAGTTCCTGCGCGGACAGACCGGTCAGCTCGTCGTCCTCCGGGACGCGCTCGGCCTTGGGGCCGAAGACCTTCCACAGGTTGCGGACGGAGAACACGACGTCCCGGGGGTCCCGGGGGTTGCCGGCCGCCAGATTGTCGGCGGCCTCGCGGGGCTGGGGTATACCGGCTTCGGGGGCGGTGGCGGCCATCACGCACCACCTCCCTGGGTCGGGGAATCAACCAGCAGCTCAGCCGCCTTCTCCCCCACCATCAGCACGCCCAGCATCGGGTTGACGGCGGGCATCGTCGGGAAGACCGACGCGTCGGCGATCCGGATGTTGGACAGCCCGCGGATCTTCAGCTCGGGGTCGACGACCGCCATCCTGTCGTCCTTGGCGCCCATCTTGCAGGTGCCGGCCGGGTGGTAGACGGTGTGCGCGGCCTTGCGGACCAGCTCGCTGATCTCTTCGTCGTCGGTCACCTCGGGGCCGGGGAAGACCTCACGCTTGAGCCACTTCTTGAACGGCTCGGCCTGGGCGACCTTACGGGCCAGCTTGATGCCGTCCACGAGGGTCTTGCCGTCGTAGTCGTCCTCGTCCTCGAAGTACTTGAAGTCGAGCGCGGGCTTGACCTCGGGGTCGGCGGAGGTGAGGTAGAGGCGGCCGCGCGACCGGGACTTGGGGATGTTCGGCGTCATCGACACGCCGTGCTCGGGGCGTTCGTAGCCCAGTCGCTCCGGGTTGTCGGTGAACGGGATCTGGTAGAAGTGGAACATCAGGTCCGGGCCCTTGTGGTCCGGGTCCCGCTTCACGAACAGGCCCGCGTCGGAGTCCATCGCGGAGTTGTCCGGCAGCGGTCCGTTGGTCTCCCAGACGATGACCGACTCGGGGTGGTCGATCAGGTTCTCGCCGACGCCCGGCAGGTCGAGCTTGCACTCGATGCCCAGCGCTTCCAGGTCCTGCTTCGGGCCGATGCCCGAGTGCATCAGCAGCCGCGGCGTGTCCA
Proteins encoded in this region:
- a CDS encoding quaternary amine ABC transporter ATP-binding protein, with protein sequence MAATAPEAGIPQPREAADNLAAGNPRDPRDVVFSVRNLWKVFGPKAERVPEDDELTGLSAQELRERTGCTAAVRDVSFDVHKGEVFVVMGLSGSGKSTLVRCLTRLIEPTSGGLDMDGEDVRAMDKTKLRELRRRRAAMVFQHFGLLPHRSVIDNVAYGLEIQGVPRAERRERAAEMVEKVGLAGLENRRPGQLSGGQQQRVGLARALAVDPEVLLFDEPFSALDPLIRRDMQEEVVRLHEDEGRTMVFITHDLAEALRIGDRIALMRDGKIVQLGTPEEIVGSPADEYVRDFVQDVPRERVLTVRRAMRPAEDGESETGAALAPDTLVADAIEAVARSGGSARVMDGKRCLGVVDSTCLLNVVARIDAGEVAA
- a CDS encoding GMC family oxidoreductase, whose product is MPVYDYVIVGGGTAGSVIASRLTEDPNVTVAVIEGGPSDIDREDVLTLRKWLGLLGGELDYEYTTTEQPRGNSHILHSRAKVLGGCSSHNTLISFKPLPSDWDEWEAAGATGWGAKAMDPYFGKLRNNIVRVAKKDQNQIATDWIEATKTALGVPEIVGFNDQPFEEGVGFFDLSYHPENNKRSSASVAYLHPHMEAGDRPNLTLMLETWATKLELDGATAKGVHVRTKDGEEVYVEAAREVLVCAGAVDTPRLLMHSGIGPKQDLEALGIECKLDLPGVGENLIDHPESVIVWETNGPLPDNSAMDSDAGLFVKRDPDHKGPDLMFHFYQIPFTDNPERLGYERPEHGVSMTPNIPKSRSRGRLYLTSADPEVKPALDFKYFEDEDDYDGKTLVDGIKLARKVAQAEPFKKWLKREVFPGPEVTDDEEISELVRKAAHTVYHPAGTCKMGAKDDRMAVVDPELKIRGLSNIRIADASVFPTMPAVNPMLGVLMVGEKAAELLVDSPTQGGGA